The Streptomyces sp. NBC_01298 genome contains the following window.
GGCAAGCTGCCCCGCCCGCAGACCTCCGAGGAGCTGCGCGCGCAGGTCCTGGCGCTGGTCTCGTCGCCGAACCAGGCCTCGAAGTCCTGGATCACCGACCAGTACGACCGCTTCGTCCAGGGCAACACGGTGCTCTCGCAGCCCGAGGACGCCGGCATGGTCCGCATCGACGAGGAGACCAACCTCGGCGTGGCCATGTCCACGGACGGCAACGGCCGCTACGCCAAGCTCGACCCCTACACGGGCGCGCAGCTCGCGCTGGCGGAGTCCTACCGCAACGTGGCCGCGACCGGCGCCAAGCCGCTGGCGATCTCCGACTGCCTGAACTTCGGCTCCCCCGAGGACCCGGACGTCATGTGGCAGTTCGCCGAGGCCACCCGCGGTCTCGCGGACGGCTGCCTGGAGCTGGGCACCCCGGTGACCGGCGGCAACGTCTCCCTCTACAACCAGACGGGCGACATCGCCATCCACCCGACCCCGGTCGTGGCGGTGCTCGGCGTGATCGACGACGTCAACCGCCGTACGCCGATGGCGTTCGCGGAGGCCGGCCAGCTGCTGTACCTGCTCGGCGACACCGCCGAGGAGTTCGGCGGCTCGGCGTGGTCCGAGGTCGTCCACCAGCACCTCGGCGGCATGCCGCCCAAGGTGGACCTGGGCCGCGAGAAGCTCCTCGCGGAGATCCTGATCTCGGCCTCGCGCGACGGCATGATCGACGCCGCGCACGACCTGTCCGACGGCGGCCTGATCCAGGCGCTCACCGAGTCCTGCCTCAAGGGCGGCAACGGTGCGCGGATCGTGGTGCCCGAGGCGCTGGACGCCTTCACCTTCCTGTTCTCCGAGTCCGCGGGCCGGGCCATCGTGGCCGTCCCGCGCAGCGAGGAGCTCCGCTTCACCGACATGTGCGGTGCGCGGGGCCTGCCGGCGACCCGGATCGGTGTGGTGGACGGCGAGGAGATCGAGGTCCAGGGCGAGTTCACCCTCCCCCTGACCGAGCTCCGCACCGCCCACGAAGGCACGATCCCGGCGCTGCTCGCCTGAGCGGCCGGTCTGTACGAACCGCGCAGCCCCCGTCCGGAACCGTTCCGGGCGGGGGCTCGTCCGTTCCGGCAAGGAGCCCGCGCCGACGGCGGCGGCGGGTCCGGCGGGGGAACGGGGCGCAGATGGAGCGGAGTCGGAGACGGTGGCTCCTCGGGGTCGGGATGCCGGTGATCGTGGCCGCCGTGGGGCTGGGCGGCTGGTTCCTCTACGACAACTCCGGGGACCGCGCGCGAAGCCGGGCGGAGATCATCGAGAACTGCCGGGGCCTGGTCGATCCGGACGCGGTGATGGGCTTCGGCATGCGCAGGGTGGAGGCGGGCGCCACCGCGGACCAGGCCTGTGTGCTGCGGCGTGCGGTGACGTTCGAGGGACAGGAGCAGATGGAGGAGTTCGCCTCCGTCGCGGTGGTGGCCTCCAAGGACGCCGAACCGGGCGGAAGCCGGTTCGACTACGGCACCTTCAGCGTCACGGCGATCGCGAAGTGCGCCGACCCGGCCGGGGCCGGCGGAGTGACCGCCCTGCGGGCGACCGCCGCCGGCGAGGGCGACGGCCGGGGCAGCAGGGGGCGCGGCTTCCTGTCGGGGCTCGCCCGGGAGGCGGCCGTGCGCGCGGCGGCGAAGGCGGGCTGCGAGACCAGCCTGCCCCCGGCCCCGAAGGACTGAGGTGCGCCGCCCGGCCGGTCCGGGCGGCGTAAGGTCGGCCCCATGCCTCCCGCGAAGAAGAAGCCGCGCACCTACGACCACGCCAGGACCCGTACGGCCGTCCTCGCGCAGTTCGGGCATGTACGGGACGCGGTACGGGAGTTGGACGCCGAGCGGCTCGCGCTGCCCAGCGGGGTCGGGGACTGGTCCGTCGCCGAGCTGGCCGCGCACATCGCGTGGATCGCCGACTCGCTGGCGGGCGGCCTGGCCCGGCCGCCCGCCGCCGTCGCCGAACTCTCGGCCGCCGAGTGGCCGTTCGCGACGGCCTCGCTCGCCGGGAAGATCGCCGAAGCCGCCAAGGAGACCCTGGAGGGGGCCCCGCTCGCCGAGCTCTACGACCGGGCAGGCGCCCGGCTCGCCGAGGCGCTGGACGCGAACCCCGGCAGCCGCGTGCTGGACCTGTGGATCGGGGACATGACCCTCGCCGACTTCCTGGTCACCCGCACCGTCGAGCTCGTCGTCCACACCGACGACCTGCGCCGGGCCACCGGACTGGACATCCCCGTGGACCGCCAGGCCCTGGCCGCCTGCACCCGGCTGCTCGCGGACGCCCTCGCGCTCAAGGCTCCGGGCGGGGCGGTGGAGTTCCGCGTCCCGCCGTTCGCGGTGGTGCAGTGCGTCGAGGGTCCCCGGCACACCCGCGGCACCCCGCCGAACGTGGTGGAGACCGACCCGCTGACCTGGATCCGGCTCGCCACCGGCCGGACGAACTGGGCCGAGGCGCTGGACGGGGCCCGGGTCAGGGCCAGCGGCGAGCGCGCCGACCTCTCGGGCCTGCTCCCCCTGATGAGCTGACCCGGGGAACCGGTTCGCGGCCGGCCGCGTCCCACCGGCATGCGTACGCTGCCGCTCCTCCCCGCCGCCCTGGTCGCCGTGCTCGCGCTGTCCGCCACCGCCACCGCCTGTGGTGACGGCGGGGGCACGCCAGGGACGCGCCCGTTCCACGGGTTCACCGGCCCCTGGACGGTCGAGAGCCTGACCGTCGACGGAAAGAAGCTGTCGGCCCCCGCTTCCGCCGCACGGTTGACCGTGGAGCGCGGCAAGGGCGACGAAGCCGAGGCCACGGGCAACTACGGCTGCAACGGCTTCACCTCCGCGGTGGTCTTCGACTCGGCGTCCACCCTGCGCGTGACCCCGGGCGCGACGACCGAGATGGCCTGCGACGACCTGCCGTTCGAGACGGCCTACCGCTCGCTGTTCCGCGGCACGCTGACCGTGGAACGGAGCGGGGAGACGATCACCTTGAAGGCCCCGGACGGGAACCTGATCGCCCTGAGCTCGAAGCCCCCGGCCCCCGACGCCCCGCTCGTCGCCACGCGGTGGACCGTCGATTCCCTGATCAAGGGGGAGACCTCCTCCTCGGTCCCGGCGGGCGCCGAAGGTCGGGCCCGCTTCACGGTGGCCGCGGACGGGAACGTGAGCGGAAGCCTCGGCTGCAACCGCTTCAACGCCTCGGCCGCCGTCGAGGGGAACCGGCTCACCGTCGGGCCCCTCACCACCACCCGGATGGCCTGCGAGGGCGGCCCCGGAGAGGTCGAGCGGGCCCTCACCGATCTGTTCGCCTCCCCGCTCAACTGGAAGATCAGCGGGGATGCCCTCACCCTCACCGCGAGCGACGGCAGGGCCGCCACCGCGAAGGCGGCCTCCGCCGTCGAGTGACCCCCGGCCTCAGACGAGCGCCTCAGACGTGCGCGGTCCCGCCGTCCTTCGCCATCGCCGTGGCGATCCGGCGCGCGGCCTCGGCCCACACCTCGGCGGGGAGCTTCGGCAACACGTCGTCCCACAGCGGCAGGCAGCTCCCGCGCAGCTGGAGCATCCCCTCGGGCCGGGCCATCAGGAAGAGGTGCAGGTGGGCGCCCCCGTCACCGATCTTGCTGACGTGCACGCGGCCGATGCCTCCGAGCGTGCGGATGGCCCGCTCGATCCGCTGCGCCATCCCGCCCAGCTCGGCGGCCCGCTCGGCCGGCAGGTCCAGCAGGTCGTGATGGCCGCGCGGGATCAGCATGAGGATGGCCGGCAGCGAGCCGTGCAGGCCCTTCAAGCGCCAGTGCTCGTCCGTCCACAGGAAGTCTGAGTCCGCCGGCTCGCAGCCCTCGCACCCCTCCGGCCCGGCCTCCCCGTTGCGGGGCGGCTCGGGCAGGACGGGCGCGTCCAGCGGCCTGACCAGCAGCTCACCCTCGAACGGGAAGGTGTCCCACATCGGGATGCCCTCGGAGGAGAAGTCGATCCGTTCGCCGATCGGCAACCGGCGTACGTACTCACTGGGTTCAGGTATCAGATCCGTCATGATCCACAGCCTTCCACAGGCTGTGGACCACGTCACCGACCCGCCGACCGATCAGCCCGGGTACGGCAGCAGCCCCGCGTCCGTCTTCTCCCAGGCCGCCCGCAGTTCGGCCAGCCGGGCCGGCTCCAGCGCCGCCTTGTCGGCCTGCTCGCGGATGTCGCCGGCCAGGTTGAAGAGCTGGTCGCGGCCCGCCTTGCCGCGGTAGTACTTCCAGTCGCCGCGCCGCAGCGCCCGCTCCCCGCGCACCCGCCAGAAGAGGTTGCGCTCGGCGACCTTCTCGCCGCGCAGCAGGTACCCGGCCAGGCTGACCCCGTCCAGCGGGTACGCCGGGTTCGCGCGGGCGCCGGCCAGTTCCAGCAGGGTGGCCGTCCAGTCCGGGGTGAAGACCGGCACGTGGCTGACCTGGCCTCCGTCGAGCCGGGCGGGCCAGCGCACGATGTTCGGGACGCGGATGCCGCCCTCCTGGAGGGAGGCCTTGTTGCCGGAGAGCGGCCAGTTGTGGGAGAAGCGCTCCCCGCCGTTGTCGCTGGAGAAGAAGACCAGGGTGTCCTCCTCCTGCCCGGAGCGCTTCAGCGCCTTCAGCACCTCGCCGATCGAGCGGTCGAGGTCCTCCACCATCTCCTTGTACTTCTCGATGGACCCGCCGTCCTCGTGCCACAGGGCCCGCTTGTCACCGGCCTTGATCCGGCGCGTGACCTCGGCGCTCGCCTCGGTGTCCCCGTCGGCGGTCCACGGCCAGTGCGGGGTGGTGAAGTTGAGGTTCAGCAGCCACGGCTTGTTCCCGTGGTCGCGGGAGACGTATTCGCTCGCCCGCTCGGTCAGGATCCGCGTGTAGTAGCGCAGGTCCTTGTACTCGGCGTCGCCCTCGTAGAGGTCGTACGAGCCGTCGCCGCCCAGCTTGGAGTAGTACTCCAGCGCCCCGCCGAAGTTGCCGAAGAACTCGTCCCAGCCCGACTTGGTCGGGCTGTAGTCGGGCAGGAAGCCGCAGTGCCACTTGCCTATGAGCGCGGTCGCGTACCCGGAGCCGCGCAGCAGCGAGGCCAGCGTGGGGTGGGTCGGCTCCAGGCCCGCCGTCTTGTCGGCGATGGGCTCGGCGAGCCCGCCCTTGGCGCGGCCCGGGTAGCGGCCGGTGTACAGGCTGAAGCGCGTCGGGGAGCAGGTCGCGGAGCCCGAGTAGGCGTCGGTGAAGCGGACGCCCTGGCGGGCGAGCCGGTCCAGGTTCGGGGTCTTGATGTGCGGGGAGCCGTAGGAGGACAGGTCGGCCCAGCCGAGGTCGTCCCCGAGGATGAACAGGATGTTCGGGCGGCGGGAGCGGCGGCCCCGATCGGCGTGGAACTCCCGTTCCTGCGCGCTCGCGTGCTGCGCTTCGGCGGCGGGCGCCGCCTGGGCCGGGGCGGCGGCGCCCAGCCCCACCGCCGCGGCGGCCGCGGTCGCGCCGACCGCGCCGCCGAAGGCGCGCCGGGACAGGTTGGGTTCGTTAGAGGTCACGGGTACTCCAGAGCAGGGCCCGCCGGCCTTCCGGCGCGGGCCGGCTCCGGGCGGCGCGGGACGGCGCGGGGCACGGCGGAGCGGGGCACGGACGGAAAGGGGCGGGGAAAGGAGAAAAAGAAAAGGAAAAGCGCGTGTGACTACGCAGAACAGCGACAGATGGCGCTGGCGACACGGACGAGGTCCACGTGTCGGCGCGCGACGAGGGTGACGGTGCGGTCACCGAGAGGCTGCATGGGCCGGAGCTTGTACGAAACGACAGGCGACTGTCAACCAGGGCAATCCGGATATCGAGACGGCCGGGCCCCGAACAGGTTTCGTCACCCTGCGTGCTGTGACATTTCCCGGGCATCCCCAATTCGGACCAGTGGTCGATCTCGCCTACACTCGGGGGCGTGCCTCGTGGTGATGGACGACTCAACCACGACCTGCTCCCCGGCGAAAAGGGCCCCCAGGACGCTTGCGGCGTCTTCGGTGTCTGGGCTCCGGGTGAAGAGGTCGCCAAGCTCACCTACTTCGGACTGTATGCATTGCAGCACCGCGGACAAGAGTCCGCGGGCATCGCTGTGAGCAACGGTTCCCAGATCCTCGTCTTCAAGGACATGGGCCTCGTTTCCCAAGTCTTCGACGAAACCTCTCTCGGCTCGCTCCAGGGTCATATCGCGGTCGGTCACGCCCGCTACTCGACCACTGGCGCCTCCGTCTGGGAGAACGCTCAGCCGACCTTCCGCGCGACCGCCCACGGCTCCATTGCCCTGGGTCACAACGGCAACCTGGTGAACACCGCCGAGTTGGCCGAAATGGTCGCCGACCTCCCCCGTCAGGACGGCCGTGCCACCCAGGTGGCGGCCACCAACGACACCGACCTGGTCACCGCCCTGCTGGCCGGCCAGACGGACGACGACGGCAAGCCCCTGACCATCGAGGAGTCGGCCACCAAGGTCCTCCCGAAGGTGAAGGGCGCCTTCTCGCTCGTCTTCATGGACGAGGGAACGCTCTACACCGCCCGTGACCCGCAGGGCATCCGCCCGCTGGTCCTCGGCCGCCTCGAGCGCGGCTGGGTGGTGGCGAGCGAGACCGCCGCCCTGGACATCTGCGGCGCCAGCTTCGTCCGCGAGGTCGAGCCGGGCGAGCTCATCGCGATCGACGAGAACGGCCTTCGGACCTCTCGCTTCGCGGAAGCAAAGCCCAAGGGCTGTGTCTTCGAGTACGTCTACCTGGCGCGCCCGGACACCGACATCGCCGGCCGGAACGTCTACCTCTCGCGCGTCGAGATGGGCCGGCGCCTGGCCAAGGAAGCCCCGGCCGAAGCCGACCTGGTGATATCGACGCCGGAATCGGGCACGCCCGCCGCCGTCGGCTACGCCGAGGCCAGCGGGATCCCGTACGGGGTGGGCCTGGTCAAGAACGCCTACGTGGGCCGGACCTTCATCCAGCCCTCGCAGACGATCCGCCAGCTCGGCATCCGTCTGAAGCTCAACCCCCTCAAGGAAGTCATCCGGGGCAAGCGCCTGGTGGTCGTCGACGACTCGATCGTCCGCGGCAACACCCAGCGCGCCCTGGTCAAGATGCTCCGCGAGGCCGGCGCGGCGGAGGTCCACATCCGGATCTCCTCGCCGCCGGTGAAGTGGCCGTGCTTCTTCGGCATCGACTTCGCCACCCGGGCCGAGCTGATCGCCAACGGCATGACGGTCGATGAGATCGCCACGTCGCTGGGCGCGGACTCGCTCTCGTACATCTCGCTCGAC
Protein-coding sequences here:
- a CDS encoding sulfatase-like hydrolase/transferase; the protein is MTSNEPNLSRRAFGGAVGATAAAAAVGLGAAAPAQAAPAAEAQHASAQEREFHADRGRRSRRPNILFILGDDLGWADLSSYGSPHIKTPNLDRLARQGVRFTDAYSGSATCSPTRFSLYTGRYPGRAKGGLAEPIADKTAGLEPTHPTLASLLRGSGYATALIGKWHCGFLPDYSPTKSGWDEFFGNFGGALEYYSKLGGDGSYDLYEGDAEYKDLRYYTRILTERASEYVSRDHGNKPWLLNLNFTTPHWPWTADGDTEASAEVTRRIKAGDKRALWHEDGGSIEKYKEMVEDLDRSIGEVLKALKRSGQEEDTLVFFSSDNGGERFSHNWPLSGNKASLQEGGIRVPNIVRWPARLDGGQVSHVPVFTPDWTATLLELAGARANPAYPLDGVSLAGYLLRGEKVAERNLFWRVRGERALRRGDWKYYRGKAGRDQLFNLAGDIREQADKAALEPARLAELRAAWEKTDAGLLPYPG
- the purF gene encoding amidophosphoribosyltransferase produces the protein MPRGDGRLNHDLLPGEKGPQDACGVFGVWAPGEEVAKLTYFGLYALQHRGQESAGIAVSNGSQILVFKDMGLVSQVFDETSLGSLQGHIAVGHARYSTTGASVWENAQPTFRATAHGSIALGHNGNLVNTAELAEMVADLPRQDGRATQVAATNDTDLVTALLAGQTDDDGKPLTIEESATKVLPKVKGAFSLVFMDEGTLYTARDPQGIRPLVLGRLERGWVVASETAALDICGASFVREVEPGELIAIDENGLRTSRFAEAKPKGCVFEYVYLARPDTDIAGRNVYLSRVEMGRRLAKEAPAEADLVISTPESGTPAAVGYAEASGIPYGVGLVKNAYVGRTFIQPSQTIRQLGIRLKLNPLKEVIRGKRLVVVDDSIVRGNTQRALVKMLREAGAAEVHIRISSPPVKWPCFFGIDFATRAELIANGMTVDEIATSLGADSLSYISLDSMIEATTIQKPNLCRACFDGVYPMELPDPQLLGKQLLETELAGGTDAADALRRP
- a CDS encoding META domain-containing protein — translated: MRTLPLLPAALVAVLALSATATACGDGGGTPGTRPFHGFTGPWTVESLTVDGKKLSAPASAARLTVERGKGDEAEATGNYGCNGFTSAVVFDSASTLRVTPGATTEMACDDLPFETAYRSLFRGTLTVERSGETITLKAPDGNLIALSSKPPAPDAPLVATRWTVDSLIKGETSSSVPAGAEGRARFTVAADGNVSGSLGCNRFNASAAVEGNRLTVGPLTTTRMACEGGPGEVERALTDLFASPLNWKISGDALTLTASDGRAATAKAASAVE
- a CDS encoding HIT family protein; the protein is MTDLIPEPSEYVRRLPIGERIDFSSEGIPMWDTFPFEGELLVRPLDAPVLPEPPRNGEAGPEGCEGCEPADSDFLWTDEHWRLKGLHGSLPAILMLIPRGHHDLLDLPAERAAELGGMAQRIERAIRTLGGIGRVHVSKIGDGGAHLHLFLMARPEGMLQLRGSCLPLWDDVLPKLPAEVWAEAARRIATAMAKDGGTAHV
- a CDS encoding putative leader peptide; this encodes MQPLGDRTVTLVARRHVDLVRVASAICRCSA
- a CDS encoding maleylpyruvate isomerase family mycothiol-dependent enzyme, whose protein sequence is MPPAKKKPRTYDHARTRTAVLAQFGHVRDAVRELDAERLALPSGVGDWSVAELAAHIAWIADSLAGGLARPPAAVAELSAAEWPFATASLAGKIAEAAKETLEGAPLAELYDRAGARLAEALDANPGSRVLDLWIGDMTLADFLVTRTVELVVHTDDLRRATGLDIPVDRQALAACTRLLADALALKAPGGAVEFRVPPFAVVQCVEGPRHTRGTPPNVVETDPLTWIRLATGRTNWAEALDGARVRASGERADLSGLLPLMS